In a single window of the Nitrospira sp. genome:
- the pilQ gene encoding type IV pilus secretin PilQ, with amino-acid sequence MKPLFSGINSIFTARGFLAPCGLAFAGWIAAWEIPALADEIHGSKSNDVTSAERSSLRYLAQTLTSIEVHPESDHVTVVIAGDGQLFPEPNFLDESRLVIDLPAVSSTLRRSVVQADHYLLKKIRVGHHADKVRLVFDVPERPSYSLIRDENKVVITLKPSERRARHMVVSQLERKGPSGVFLKSRTGSFESADRVVKRTVHSVTPIQTQFKIQRVQMGGEAVSAEKDERPDDLVVGQTRYVGRRISLDFQQADITNILRLIAEVSGFNIVVGEGVKSKVTMKLVSVPWDQALEMLLKMNGLGMIRQGSIVWVDSLANIARQQDEEARAKDSKTKAEELVDRVFYVRNLQAQELMTSLRQNLSPRGIMQFNAGSNALIVRDTETKLGVIRQLVEGLDLEVPQVQIEARIVQADTVYARGLGIQWGFQAGNRTPTDFFSLSNLGGPFGQIAGTGSSTIDRTFLVNLPAQVGGLPAVPSIGWTFGKLGGDFALDMRLSAGELLGLSKVIAAPKITTLDKREAKISQGESIPFQTTSLQGTQTTFVDANLELNVTPQITSRDPKEESKRILMRVRATRNAVGARSNPAGPSIDRREATTQVIVRDGETMVIGGVFVDTQGNNVQGVPYLSRMPVLGWLFKNKSETVSKQELLIFLTPSIIKT; translated from the coding sequence ATGAAACCATTATTCTCCGGCATCAATAGTATCTTTACGGCGAGAGGTTTTCTTGCACCCTGTGGGCTGGCTTTTGCTGGTTGGATCGCGGCCTGGGAAATACCTGCTCTTGCGGACGAGATTCATGGGAGCAAGTCAAATGATGTGACGTCAGCTGAACGCTCTTCCCTGCGCTATCTCGCACAGACGCTGACTTCGATCGAGGTTCACCCAGAGTCGGACCACGTGACGGTTGTCATTGCTGGGGATGGACAATTATTCCCGGAGCCCAACTTTTTGGATGAATCAAGGCTTGTTATTGATCTCCCGGCTGTGTCGTCTACGCTTCGGCGCTCTGTGGTGCAAGCCGACCATTATCTGCTCAAAAAGATCCGAGTGGGCCATCATGCCGACAAGGTTCGATTGGTATTTGATGTGCCTGAACGGCCGAGCTATTCTCTGATACGTGATGAGAATAAGGTGGTCATTACCTTGAAGCCGAGCGAGCGGCGAGCTCGGCATATGGTTGTTAGCCAACTCGAGAGGAAGGGACCGTCAGGTGTCTTTCTGAAAAGCCGCACGGGTTCATTTGAGTCAGCAGATCGTGTGGTGAAGCGGACAGTCCATAGTGTAACTCCAATTCAGACTCAATTCAAAATACAACGAGTGCAGATGGGAGGAGAGGCCGTATCTGCCGAAAAAGATGAGCGGCCTGATGATCTCGTGGTTGGGCAAACGCGGTATGTGGGGCGTCGCATTTCTCTCGATTTTCAACAAGCGGATATCACGAATATTCTCCGATTGATTGCAGAGGTCAGCGGTTTCAATATCGTGGTTGGTGAAGGGGTTAAGTCAAAAGTCACCATGAAGCTGGTGAGTGTGCCCTGGGATCAGGCCCTGGAAATGCTGTTAAAGATGAATGGACTTGGTATGATCCGGCAGGGGAGCATTGTGTGGGTTGATTCATTGGCGAACATTGCCAGGCAGCAAGATGAAGAGGCACGGGCTAAAGACTCGAAGACTAAGGCGGAGGAATTAGTTGACCGGGTCTTTTATGTCAGGAATCTCCAGGCACAAGAGTTGATGACCTCATTGCGACAGAACTTGAGCCCACGTGGCATCATGCAGTTTAATGCAGGAAGTAACGCGTTGATCGTGCGAGATACGGAAACAAAACTTGGAGTCATTCGACAGCTTGTCGAAGGGCTTGATCTGGAAGTGCCGCAAGTTCAGATCGAAGCGCGCATTGTTCAGGCTGATACGGTCTATGCCCGTGGGCTGGGGATTCAGTGGGGGTTCCAGGCTGGGAATCGCACACCCACGGATTTCTTCTCACTCTCGAATCTGGGTGGCCCGTTTGGACAGATCGCCGGAACAGGCAGCAGCACGATTGATCGAACCTTCTTGGTCAATTTACCGGCTCAAGTCGGTGGGCTACCGGCTGTGCCGTCGATTGGATGGACCTTTGGAAAACTTGGCGGAGACTTTGCCTTAGACATGCGGCTATCGGCGGGGGAACTATTGGGGCTGAGCAAGGTAATCGCGGCTCCCAAGATCACCACGCTGGATAAGCGAGAAGCCAAAATCTCCCAGGGCGAATCGATTCCCTTCCAGACCACGTCATTACAGGGAACTCAAACGACGTTTGTTGATGCCAACTTGGAGCTGAATGTCACTCCTCAAATCACTTCACGAGATCCGAAGGAAGAATCGAAGCGGATTCTTATGCGGGTACGGGCGACTCGCAATGCTGTCGGCGCACGAAGTAATCCGGCCGGCCCGAGCATCGACCGACGAGAAGCGACGACGCAGGTGATTGTCAGAGATGGGGAAACCATGGTGATCGGTGGCGTCTTCGTCGATACACAGGGGAACAACGTGCAGGGGGTTCCCTATCTTTCCCGTATGCCGGTGTTAGGCTGGTTGTTCAAGAACAAGTCCGAGACGGTGTCCAAGCAAGAGCTGCTCATCTTTCTGACGCCGAGCATTATCAAGACCTAA
- the aroB gene encoding 3-dehydroquinate synthase yields the protein MNSVPTVTVSLADRSYEIAIQAGLLEKLGREMKRYGLKGKVGIVTDRHVAQRYLKKIVEAAKQSGLEPVSIILAPGERSKTLQTVEHILNALARHRFERSSHLLALGGGVVGDLAGFAASIYQRGIPYIQVPTTLVAQVDSSVGGKTGVDHRLGKNLIGSFYQPRAVWIDPLTLHTLPTREWVAGLAEVIKYGIIADESFFSYLKRKMPALKKQSPHVVTSVVKRSCEIKAEVVATDERESDRRRILNYGHTIGHALEALGGYKSLVHGEAVGIGLVQEADLACFQGLCAHEVVKAIRRMVTEAGLRDRMPPASPTKIWKAMLHDKKVSAGQVIGVWPTRIGEVRMAPLGKAVFDRWYAESHVVSANVSALS from the coding sequence ATGAATTCTGTGCCAACGGTTACGGTGTCTCTAGCTGATCGGAGCTACGAGATTGCCATCCAAGCCGGGCTTTTGGAGAAACTCGGGAGAGAAATGAAGCGCTACGGGCTGAAGGGAAAGGTCGGGATTGTCACGGACCGACATGTTGCGCAGCGCTATCTGAAGAAGATCGTCGAGGCGGCCAAACAGTCTGGACTTGAGCCGGTCTCGATCATTCTTGCTCCTGGAGAACGGTCCAAGACGTTACAAACGGTCGAGCACATTCTGAATGCGTTGGCTCGACATCGGTTCGAACGGTCGTCGCACCTCTTGGCCTTGGGAGGTGGAGTGGTCGGAGATCTGGCCGGATTTGCAGCCTCCATCTACCAGCGAGGAATTCCATATATTCAAGTGCCGACGACGCTTGTGGCGCAAGTGGATTCGAGCGTTGGAGGAAAGACCGGTGTCGACCATCGACTGGGGAAGAACCTGATAGGGTCATTCTATCAGCCGAGAGCCGTATGGATTGATCCTCTGACCTTGCATACGTTACCCACACGGGAGTGGGTTGCCGGGCTGGCCGAAGTGATCAAGTATGGGATCATTGCGGATGAATCGTTTTTTTCGTATCTGAAACGGAAGATGCCCGCTTTGAAAAAACAGAGTCCTCATGTTGTGACCAGTGTGGTGAAACGGTCCTGCGAGATCAAAGCCGAGGTGGTGGCGACGGATGAGCGGGAGTCCGATCGGAGGAGAATTCTCAACTATGGCCATACAATCGGGCATGCGCTTGAAGCGTTGGGTGGGTACAAATCGCTGGTGCATGGAGAAGCCGTTGGGATTGGATTGGTGCAAGAGGCGGATCTCGCCTGCTTCCAAGGTTTATGCGCCCACGAGGTTGTCAAAGCCATTCGGCGGATGGTGACTGAAGCAGGGTTACGTGACCGTATGCCACCTGCGTCCCCGACGAAAATCTGGAAGGCCATGCTTCACGACAAAAAGGTGTCGGCTGGACAGGTGATTGGAGTGTGGCCGACACGTATCGGAGAGGTTCGGATGGCTCCGCTAGGCAAAGCGGTGTTCGATCGATGGTATGCCGAGTCACATGTAGTCTCGGCCAACGTCTCTGCGTTGTCGTGA
- a CDS encoding NAD+ synthase, with product MKTLRIAMAQMNPTVGDLNGNVHRILSWLREAQKAKVDLVAFPEMAITGYHPEDLLLKPWFLNENRQALQEIIPACRGLVAVVGFVEQEEKRDANSLLRVADHGVLYNAAALIADRKLVGSYRKQVLVNHGIFNDSRYFQPGQRLSLLRVHGVLIGVTLCEDLECSKGLIRRQAEVGAEVIVNINASPFHRVKSRSREQFLAARARENRVIVTYTNMVGGQDELVFDGNSVMFDRSGTVLARGAAFREELVVADVNLDVVSSGRSTQSRKVRGAATTETDSDRISVRMPTKQKTRPPIERKKTNPMEDIEEIYWALVMAVQDYVRKNDFPRVVLGLSGGIDSALTAVIAVDALGADRVRGVFLPSPYTSQESEADVRELVRRLGITLSVISITPTFESYRRTLAPMFGDRQADAAEENLQARIRGTLLMAVSNKFGDLVLTTGNKSELSVGYATLYGDMAGGFAVIKDVPKTMVYALATFRNGRDPSPVIPRRTLDRPPSAELRPNQKDEDSLPPYSILDPILQAYVEEDRSPDDIIKAGFDRATVDQVVKMVDRSEFKRHQAPLGVKITPRALGKDRRMPITNGYRMS from the coding sequence ATGAAGACATTACGAATTGCCATGGCACAAATGAATCCGACTGTCGGAGATCTGAACGGGAATGTTCATCGGATTCTGAGTTGGCTCCGTGAGGCCCAAAAAGCCAAGGTCGACCTGGTGGCTTTCCCTGAAATGGCGATTACGGGGTATCATCCGGAAGACCTTCTGCTGAAACCATGGTTTTTGAATGAAAATAGACAGGCCTTGCAAGAAATCATTCCTGCCTGTCGCGGGCTGGTGGCCGTCGTGGGCTTTGTGGAGCAAGAGGAGAAGCGCGACGCGAACTCATTGCTCCGCGTAGCTGATCACGGTGTCCTCTACAATGCAGCGGCGTTGATTGCTGATCGAAAGTTGGTCGGAAGCTATCGCAAGCAGGTTCTGGTGAACCACGGGATCTTCAATGACAGTCGGTATTTTCAGCCAGGGCAACGACTCTCGTTACTCCGTGTCCATGGAGTACTGATCGGTGTGACTCTCTGTGAAGACCTAGAGTGTTCGAAAGGCCTTATCCGCAGGCAGGCCGAAGTTGGAGCTGAAGTCATCGTCAATATCAACGCCTCGCCTTTTCATCGTGTGAAAAGCCGTTCGAGAGAGCAGTTTTTGGCAGCTCGCGCGCGAGAAAATAGGGTGATTGTCACCTATACAAACATGGTCGGCGGTCAGGATGAGCTGGTATTCGATGGGAACAGCGTGATGTTCGACAGATCCGGAACGGTTCTGGCTCGCGGTGCTGCGTTTCGAGAAGAGTTGGTGGTGGCCGATGTGAATCTGGATGTCGTTTCGTCCGGGCGTTCGACTCAGAGTCGGAAGGTTCGGGGCGCTGCAACCACCGAGACTGATAGTGATCGAATTTCGGTGAGGATGCCCACAAAACAGAAGACGCGGCCTCCAATCGAACGGAAAAAGACGAACCCGATGGAGGACATTGAAGAGATCTATTGGGCCTTGGTCATGGCGGTTCAGGACTATGTGAGGAAGAATGACTTTCCTCGGGTGGTGCTTGGGTTAAGCGGGGGGATTGATTCCGCATTAACAGCGGTAATTGCGGTGGATGCGCTTGGAGCTGATCGAGTGCGGGGGGTCTTTCTGCCGTCTCCCTACACATCGCAGGAGAGTGAGGCCGATGTCAGAGAGCTCGTACGGCGTTTGGGGATCACCTTGAGTGTCATCTCGATTACCCCTACGTTTGAATCCTATCGTCGCACGCTCGCTCCAATGTTCGGTGATCGACAAGCCGATGCGGCAGAGGAAAACCTCCAAGCGCGTATTCGCGGGACTCTGCTCATGGCTGTGTCGAACAAGTTTGGTGATCTGGTGCTGACGACCGGGAACAAGAGCGAGCTAAGCGTCGGGTATGCCACGCTCTATGGCGACATGGCCGGTGGTTTTGCCGTCATCAAAGATGTGCCGAAGACGATGGTCTACGCCCTGGCAACATTTCGGAACGGCCGGGATCCCTCGCCTGTGATCCCAAGACGGACGCTGGATCGGCCTCCAAGCGCCGAGTTGCGACCGAACCAAAAGGATGAGGATTCTTTGCCCCCCTATTCTATCCTCGATCCCATTCTCCAGGCCTATGTTGAAGAGGATCGCTCTCCTGATGACATCATCAAAGCCGGATTCGATCGCGCTACGGTTGATCAGGTCGTCAAGATGGTTGATCGCAGCGAGTTCAAGCGCCATCAGGCACCTCTCGGCGTCAAGATTACGCCTCGCGCACTCGGTAAGGATCGACGGATGCCCATTACCAACGGATATCGGATGTCATAG
- a CDS encoding P-II family nitrogen regulator: MKLVEAIVKPFKLEEIKDALLEIGIQGMTVSEVKGFGRQKGHKETYRGQEYTIEFVPKVKIEVAVKDAQVSQVIEAIMTAAKTGSIGDGKIFVRELSDVVRIRTGETGETAL, translated from the coding sequence ATGAAGCTGGTTGAGGCGATCGTCAAGCCGTTCAAGTTGGAAGAAATCAAGGATGCGCTGCTAGAGATCGGCATTCAGGGCATGACGGTTTCTGAAGTCAAGGGATTTGGGCGTCAGAAGGGCCACAAGGAAACCTATCGCGGGCAAGAATATACGATTGAGTTTGTGCCAAAGGTCAAGATCGAGGTTGCGGTAAAGGATGCTCAAGTTTCTCAGGTGATTGAAGCGATCATGACGGCGGCCAAGACCGGCAGTATTGGGGATGGCAAGATTTTTGTGCGAGAGCTGAGTGATGTGGTGCGGATTCGGACTGGAGAAACAGGAGAAACGGCCCTGTGA
- the glnA gene encoding type I glutamate--ammonia ligase codes for MNVREVLEFAKKHRVQMVDLKFVDLPGVWQHMTIPVSELTETLFKDGSGLDGSSIRGWKAINNSDLLVVPDPATAFLDPFTAVPTLSLTGNVVDPISRENYERDPRFIAQKAERYLHNTKIGDNSFWGPEAEFFIFDHARYDQTSHSGFYYLDSEEGAWNMGQEGINLGGKIRHKQGYFPVAPADTQQDIRSEMVLEMEKVGIEVEKHHHETASAGQAEIDIRFDSLLRTADKMMTYKYIVKNVARRHGKTVTFMPKPLFGDAGSGMHTHQSIWKEGKPLFAGKDYAGISQLCLYYIGGILKHAPALAAFTNPTTNSYKRITPGFEAPVLLAYSSRNRSAGVRIPMYSPSPKAKRIEVRFPDPSCNPYLAFSAMLMAGLDGIQNKINPGEPAEKDLYDLDPKEAASIPTMPGSLDEAINSLEKDYQFLLKGEVFTEDLIEAWIGYKRSKEIDPMRLRPHPYEFFMYYDV; via the coding sequence ATGAACGTGCGTGAGGTCTTGGAGTTCGCGAAGAAGCACAGAGTGCAGATGGTGGACCTGAAGTTCGTCGATCTGCCGGGTGTGTGGCAGCATATGACCATCCCTGTGAGCGAACTGACGGAAACCTTGTTCAAGGACGGATCCGGCCTTGACGGATCGTCGATCCGTGGGTGGAAGGCGATTAACAACAGCGATTTGCTGGTGGTGCCTGATCCGGCAACGGCCTTCTTGGATCCGTTTACGGCGGTGCCCACGCTCAGTTTGACCGGCAATGTGGTAGATCCGATTTCTCGTGAAAACTATGAGCGAGATCCTCGGTTTATCGCACAAAAGGCAGAACGCTATCTCCACAACACCAAAATCGGCGACAATTCATTCTGGGGACCAGAAGCTGAATTCTTCATTTTTGATCATGCGCGTTATGATCAGACGAGCCACAGCGGCTTCTACTATCTCGATTCGGAAGAAGGCGCATGGAACATGGGGCAAGAGGGGATCAACCTCGGGGGGAAGATTCGACATAAGCAAGGATATTTCCCTGTGGCGCCGGCTGATACCCAACAAGATATTCGGAGCGAGATGGTCCTAGAAATGGAAAAGGTCGGCATCGAGGTGGAAAAACACCACCATGAGACGGCCTCGGCAGGCCAAGCCGAGATCGATATTCGTTTTGATTCGCTCCTGCGCACGGCGGATAAGATGATGACGTACAAATACATCGTCAAGAACGTCGCGCGTCGTCATGGGAAGACGGTGACCTTCATGCCCAAGCCGCTGTTTGGCGACGCAGGATCTGGGATGCACACGCACCAGAGCATTTGGAAGGAGGGCAAGCCCCTCTTTGCCGGGAAAGACTATGCCGGGATTTCACAGCTCTGCCTGTATTATATCGGCGGTATCCTCAAGCATGCGCCGGCCCTGGCAGCCTTTACCAATCCGACGACGAACTCCTACAAGCGCATTACACCGGGATTTGAAGCGCCGGTGCTGTTGGCCTATTCCAGTCGGAACCGATCGGCGGGCGTCCGTATTCCGATGTATTCGCCGAGTCCTAAGGCGAAGCGAATCGAGGTGCGATTTCCAGATCCCTCCTGCAATCCGTATTTGGCATTTTCGGCGATGCTCATGGCGGGGCTGGACGGGATTCAGAACAAGATCAACCCAGGCGAGCCAGCCGAAAAGGATCTGTACGACCTCGATCCGAAGGAAGCGGCCAGCATCCCCACCATGCCAGGGAGCTTGGATGAGGCCATTAATAGTTTGGAGAAAGACTATCAGTTCCTTCTCAAGGGAGAGGTATTTACGGAAGATCTGATCGAAGCGTGGATCGGTTACAAGCGGAGCAAGGAGATTGATCCAATGCGCCTGCGTCCGCATCCGTACGAGTTTTTCATGTATTACGACGTCTGA
- a CDS encoding CBS domain-containing protein, protein MPKRVRTGLTRSDILDRYVERFKQQLIKFQPFLSRKRTSVLIEDFDESAEELIGQVFGAASDESEAYFFAKSGESALLPEEAQENGTHDVERESLHQRRQVLESCLADLELRRRLQATRTGKGLEQMLVEDYMSHDVRSIHKNATIKQAGQLLNKYKVGSLIVDDGSRYIGIVTDSDLTRKAVAKGLDPNTTTVATCMSRSIVTIEEDESLSEAMRLMKKQGIRHLPVTADATMIGVLSLSDLLRAFDDQRSA, encoded by the coding sequence ATGCCGAAACGAGTTCGCACAGGGTTGACCCGAAGTGACATCCTCGATCGGTATGTCGAACGGTTTAAACAGCAGCTGATCAAATTCCAACCCTTTCTGTCACGCAAGCGAACCTCGGTTTTGATCGAGGATTTCGATGAGTCGGCTGAAGAGCTCATCGGGCAGGTGTTTGGCGCAGCATCGGATGAATCCGAAGCCTACTTCTTTGCAAAGTCCGGTGAATCCGCACTCTTGCCGGAAGAAGCACAGGAAAATGGGACGCACGATGTCGAGCGTGAGAGCCTCCACCAGCGTCGGCAAGTCCTGGAGAGTTGCCTGGCGGATCTTGAGTTGCGCCGCCGCCTGCAGGCGACGAGGACAGGCAAGGGGCTCGAGCAGATGCTCGTCGAAGACTATATGTCACATGATGTGCGGAGCATCCACAAGAACGCCACGATCAAACAAGCTGGGCAGCTGTTGAACAAGTACAAGGTCGGATCGCTGATCGTGGACGACGGGTCACGATATATCGGCATCGTGACCGATTCAGATCTGACCCGGAAGGCGGTTGCCAAAGGGCTTGATCCAAACACGACGACGGTGGCCACCTGCATGAGTCGATCCATTGTCACTATTGAAGAGGACGAGTCCTTGTCCGAAGCAATGCGGCTCATGAAGAAACAGGGGATTCGACATCTTCCCGTGACTGCCGATGCGACCATGATCGGTGTGCTGTCCCTCTCCGATCTTCTCCGCGCGTTCGACGATCAACGTTCTGCCTAG
- a CDS encoding ABC-F family ATP-binding cassette domain-containing protein has protein sequence MPPTVLLSCESLAKSYGVKPLFTNFSIGLCDGDHVGLIGPNGSGKSTLLKILAGFEEPDSGTRSVRRQLRIGYVPQEPSFAEQHSVEDALAQVLFDEGLDPHEQGGRIARALSLGGFVRTDQCVSTLSGGWKKRLAIVRSLMLEPDVLLLDEPTNHLDVEGILWLEDLLKAEPHAFIAISHDRRFLEAVTTRIWELNRQYPSGLFEAKGRYSEFLEQRDAALQAQADYQASLANRVRREVEWLRRGPKARTTKAKARIDQAGRMIDELTEFESRQSKAPAGIDFTASGRRSKKLIEVNGLEKTLGAQPIVCNLDLQVGPGERIGLLGPNGSGKSTLLKLLAGTLMPDAGTITRAERLRVVTFEQHRESLDQQATLRRALAPAGGDAVVYQDRSVHLVSWAKRFLFRPEQLDLPVSRLSGGEQARLLIARLMLQPADLLILDEPTNDLDIPTLDVLEDSLLEFTGALILVTHDRWLLDRVSTRMLALDGMGKAEWFADYAQWEASQARKAIEANTLPTAKGRANHAGPSKRKGLSYKEQKEWDQIEAAILKAEERVTTSQAAANDPAIASSAAELQARYAVLHAAQADVERLYARWAELDAKRAQAIGST, from the coding sequence ATGCCACCAACGGTCTTACTCAGTTGTGAGTCGCTTGCGAAAAGCTATGGGGTGAAACCGTTATTCACCAACTTTTCGATCGGATTGTGCGACGGGGATCATGTCGGACTGATCGGGCCGAATGGTTCTGGAAAATCGACGCTGCTCAAAATTCTCGCCGGATTTGAGGAACCAGACAGCGGTACCCGTTCTGTGCGCCGACAGCTCCGGATCGGCTATGTGCCGCAGGAACCTTCATTTGCCGAGCAGCACTCAGTCGAAGATGCACTGGCCCAAGTGCTTTTCGATGAGGGGCTGGACCCCCATGAGCAGGGTGGCCGCATCGCCAGAGCCCTGAGTCTCGGCGGGTTTGTCCGTACTGATCAATGCGTCTCGACACTGTCCGGCGGATGGAAGAAGCGACTGGCGATTGTACGGTCGCTGATGCTGGAGCCGGATGTGCTGCTTTTGGACGAGCCGACCAACCATCTGGACGTCGAAGGCATTCTCTGGCTCGAAGATCTCCTAAAAGCCGAGCCCCATGCCTTCATCGCTATCAGTCACGACCGGCGATTCTTGGAAGCGGTGACCACGCGGATTTGGGAATTGAATCGTCAATACCCCAGTGGTCTTTTCGAGGCGAAGGGACGGTACAGCGAATTCTTAGAACAGCGTGACGCGGCACTCCAGGCGCAGGCCGACTATCAAGCCTCGCTGGCCAATAGAGTTCGGCGGGAGGTGGAATGGCTGCGGAGAGGTCCTAAAGCCAGGACGACCAAAGCCAAGGCTCGGATCGACCAGGCCGGGCGGATGATTGATGAGCTCACTGAGTTCGAATCTCGGCAGTCGAAGGCACCGGCTGGAATTGATTTCACCGCCTCAGGACGCCGGTCCAAGAAACTGATCGAGGTGAATGGTCTTGAGAAGACACTGGGCGCGCAACCGATTGTGTGTAATCTCGATTTGCAGGTAGGGCCTGGTGAGCGGATCGGGCTGCTTGGGCCGAACGGGAGCGGGAAGTCAACGCTGCTGAAGTTGCTGGCTGGAACCTTGATGCCCGATGCCGGCACGATCACCCGTGCCGAGCGCCTGAGGGTTGTGACATTCGAGCAACATCGCGAGTCGCTCGATCAGCAGGCCACGTTGCGACGAGCATTGGCTCCTGCCGGTGGGGATGCCGTGGTCTATCAGGACCGATCCGTGCACCTCGTGTCCTGGGCCAAGCGGTTTCTCTTCCGGCCAGAGCAGCTGGATTTGCCGGTTTCTCGCCTGTCAGGCGGCGAGCAAGCGAGGCTCCTGATCGCGCGTCTGATGCTGCAGCCAGCCGACCTCTTGATTCTGGATGAGCCGACCAACGATTTGGACATTCCAACACTTGATGTGCTGGAAGATAGTCTGCTTGAATTCACCGGGGCATTGATTCTTGTGACCCATGACCGGTGGTTGTTGGATCGCGTTTCCACCAGGATGCTTGCGCTCGATGGCATGGGGAAGGCCGAGTGGTTCGCTGACTATGCCCAATGGGAAGCCTCACAGGCGAGAAAAGCGATCGAGGCGAACACGTTGCCGACCGCAAAAGGACGAGCGAACCACGCTGGACCATCCAAACGGAAAGGGCTGTCGTACAAAGAGCAAAAGGAATGGGACCAGATCGAAGCCGCGATCTTGAAAGCTGAAGAAAGGGTGACGACTTCCCAAGCCGCGGCCAATGACCCAGCCATTGCCTCGTCCGCAGCCGAACTGCAAGCGCGATACGCAGTGCTCCACGCTGCTCAGGCGGACGTTGAACGGCTCTACGCCAGATGGGCCGAACTGGATGCAAAACGTGCCCAAGCGATCGGCAGCACGTAA
- a CDS encoding HDOD domain-containing protein, producing MPTAQELVQSCTSIFTLPEIYFRVREVVDDSNSTMGDLAEVLKLDPAISARLLRIVNSPIYGFPKQIDTISRAVSLLGTQAIIDLVTTTTIGRTFAGVPIQLMDVSKFWQRSVLCALLAGKIAKSCKIKDSERYFVEGLLRDLGHYVLYQYAPQRAQSALIEAGYLEISLAEVERSNIGCDFAEVGAELVHSWGMPPQIEQAIRHQLDPNEAGDYIQHASIVHLAGEVVEYEERDPKRRPAEVPFSPQAMKATGFVLADLPELLTDAQGQLNDMLALVYPQAVAA from the coding sequence ATGCCAACAGCACAAGAACTGGTGCAGTCCTGTACGTCCATTTTTACCTTGCCGGAGATCTATTTTCGCGTACGGGAGGTGGTGGACGACTCCAATTCGACCATGGGCGATCTTGCCGAGGTCCTGAAGCTGGATCCGGCCATTTCAGCCAGGCTGCTCCGAATCGTGAATAGCCCTATCTATGGGTTTCCTAAACAAATCGATACGATTTCCCGTGCCGTCAGTTTGCTCGGGACACAGGCCATCATCGACCTTGTCACGACGACGACGATCGGCAGGACGTTTGCCGGGGTCCCGATTCAACTGATGGATGTGTCGAAGTTCTGGCAGCGAAGCGTCCTCTGCGCCTTGTTGGCCGGAAAGATTGCCAAGTCATGTAAAATCAAGGACAGCGAGCGCTACTTCGTGGAAGGTCTCCTGAGGGATTTGGGACACTATGTGCTTTACCAATACGCCCCGCAGCGGGCCCAGTCCGCGCTCATTGAAGCAGGTTATCTGGAAATCTCCCTGGCTGAAGTGGAACGGTCCAACATTGGGTGTGACTTCGCGGAAGTCGGGGCTGAGCTCGTTCACTCCTGGGGCATGCCTCCGCAGATTGAACAGGCCATCCGTCATCAGCTTGACCCGAACGAGGCTGGTGACTATATCCAGCATGCGTCCATTGTGCATTTGGCTGGAGAGGTCGTCGAGTATGAGGAGCGTGACCCGAAGCGGCGACCCGCCGAAGTACCGTTTAGTCCGCAGGCGATGAAGGCAACAGGATTTGTGTTGGCCGATCTACCGGAACTGCTGACGGATGCTCAAGGACAGTTGAACGACATGCTTGCACTGGTCTATCCGCAAGCCGTTGCCGCGTAA